A DNA window from Leptolyngbya sp. KIOST-1 contains the following coding sequences:
- the rimP gene encoding ribosome maturation factor RimP, which translates to MAHPLIPQVLELAAPVAQELGLEVVEAVFHTNQSPPVLRIDVRSLENEDTGLDDCEKMSQALEAVLDTTDVIPDAYVLEVSSPGVSAALETDRDFVVFKGFMVEVSLSEAHKGKRQWVGQLVRRDDDAIVLSQKGKSTALPRNLVTAVELSDQSPD; encoded by the coding sequence ACATCCCCTCATTCCCCAAGTGCTCGAGCTGGCGGCTCCCGTTGCCCAGGAGCTAGGGCTAGAAGTGGTTGAAGCGGTTTTTCACACCAACCAATCTCCCCCGGTGCTCCGCATTGACGTGCGCAGCTTGGAAAACGAAGACACCGGCCTCGACGACTGCGAAAAAATGAGCCAGGCCCTTGAAGCCGTTCTCGATACCACCGACGTCATTCCCGATGCCTACGTTTTGGAGGTATCCAGCCCAGGGGTCTCTGCCGCCCTGGAAACCGATCGCGACTTTGTGGTGTTCAAAGGCTTTATGGTCGAAGTCTCCCTCAGCGAAGCCCACAAGGGCAAACGCCAGTGGGTGGGTCAGCTGGTGCGTCGGGACGACGACGCGATCGTGCTCAGTCAGAAAGGAAAATCCACGGCCCTACCTCGAAACCTGGTCACTGCGGTGGAGTTGAGTGACCAAAGCCCTGACTAA
- the nusA gene encoding transcription termination factor NusA: MSLVSLPNLQEMIDVISRERNLPKHAVENALREALLKGYERYRRTREIDTHFDEEYFDNFDIELDVDDYDDQGFRVLATKTIVEEVTSQDHEIALAEVREVAPEAQAGDTVVLDVTPDQRDFGRMAAIQTKQVLAQKLRDQQRKLIQEEFQDLEGSILSARVLRFERQSVIMAVSSGVGQPEVEAELLKRDQLPNDNYRANATFRVALKKVSEGSHRGPQLLVSRADAALVVELFTNEVPEIEDEIVRIVAVAREANPPSRSVGPRTKIAVDTLERDVDPVGACIGARGSRIQVVVNELRGEKIDVIRWSPDPATYISNALSPARVDEVRLVNPDDRQAHVLVPEDQLSLAIGKEGQNVRLAARLTGWKIDIKDSGKYDYAEEDRKIADLIAAKEAAAAEAAELAAEEAEAAAWRAAAAAERAAAEARAAGLEVEAVPEDEEDLELEAAIAEAPALESTAPAPELADDDLAEDDLADEPEALATDLADAEADEETAATTEEE, encoded by the coding sequence ATGTCGCTAGTAAGTCTGCCCAATTTGCAGGAAATGATCGATGTCATTAGCCGCGAGCGCAATTTGCCCAAGCACGCGGTCGAAAATGCCCTGCGAGAGGCCTTACTGAAGGGATACGAGCGCTACCGCCGCACCCGCGAAATCGACACTCACTTCGACGAAGAATACTTCGACAACTTTGACATCGAGCTAGACGTTGACGACTACGACGACCAGGGCTTTCGGGTGCTGGCCACCAAAACTATTGTCGAGGAAGTCACCAGCCAGGATCACGAGATCGCCCTGGCGGAGGTGCGCGAAGTGGCCCCCGAAGCCCAGGCAGGCGACACCGTGGTCCTCGATGTCACCCCCGACCAACGCGACTTTGGCCGGATGGCAGCCATTCAGACCAAGCAGGTGCTGGCCCAAAAGCTGCGCGACCAGCAGCGCAAGCTGATTCAAGAAGAATTTCAGGATCTAGAGGGCAGCATTCTCTCGGCCCGGGTGCTGCGGTTTGAGCGCCAGTCGGTGATTATGGCGGTCAGCAGCGGCGTCGGTCAGCCCGAGGTAGAAGCCGAACTGCTGAAGCGCGACCAGTTGCCCAACGACAACTACCGAGCCAACGCCACATTCCGGGTGGCGCTGAAAAAAGTTTCCGAGGGCTCCCACCGGGGGCCACAGCTGCTGGTGTCGCGGGCCGATGCGGCCCTGGTGGTCGAGCTATTCACCAACGAAGTGCCCGAAATCGAGGACGAAATCGTCCGCATCGTGGCCGTGGCCCGTGAGGCTAACCCCCCTTCCCGCTCCGTGGGTCCCCGGACTAAGATCGCTGTAGACACACTGGAGCGCGATGTGGATCCGGTAGGAGCCTGCATCGGTGCGCGGGGATCGCGCATTCAGGTGGTAGTGAACGAACTGCGGGGCGAAAAAATTGATGTCATCCGCTGGTCACCCGACCCGGCCACCTACATCTCCAACGCCCTCAGCCCAGCGCGGGTCGATGAGGTGCGCCTAGTCAACCCTGACGATCGCCAGGCTCACGTGCTGGTGCCCGAAGATCAGCTCAGTCTGGCGATCGGCAAAGAGGGCCAGAACGTGCGTCTGGCCGCCCGCCTGACCGGCTGGAAGATCGACATCAAAGACTCCGGCAAGTACGACTACGCGGAGGAGGACCGCAAGATTGCCGATCTGATTGCCGCCAAGGAAGCCGCTGCCGCCGAGGCCGCTGAGCTGGCCGCCGAGGAAGCTGAAGCCGCTGCCTGGCGGGCCGCTGCCGCCGCCGAACGGGCTGCTGCCGAAGCCCGCGCCGCCGGTCTGGAGGTGGAGGCCGTCCCCGAAGACGAGGAGGACCTGGAGCTGGAGGCCGCGATCGCAGAGGCTCCTGCCCTGGAGTCTACCGCCCCGGCTCCAGAGCTGGCCGACGATGACCTGGCCGAGGATGACTTGGCCGACGAGCCCGAAGCTCTGGCGACGGATCTGGCCGATGCGGAAGCCGATGAGGAGACTGCGGCCACAACGGAGGAGGAATAG
- a CDS encoding YlxR family protein encodes MKPNYRRCVSCRRVGPKSDFWRLVRLYPDRTVGLETGMGRSAYLCPRADCLQQAQKKGRLGRALKANVPDGIYQTLWQRLSAATVETGTDGEAV; translated from the coding sequence ATGAAACCCAACTATCGACGCTGTGTCAGCTGCAGACGGGTCGGTCCCAAGTCCGACTTCTGGCGGCTGGTGCGGCTCTACCCAGACCGTACCGTGGGTTTGGAAACTGGCATGGGGCGTTCGGCCTACCTTTGTCCCCGGGCAGACTGTCTGCAGCAGGCCCAAAAGAAAGGCCGACTGGGGCGTGCCCTCAAAGCCAATGTGCCCGATGGGATCTACCAGACGCTCTGGCAGCGACTGTCGGCCGCTACAGTAGAGACTGGGACCGATGGGGAGGCGGTGTAG
- the infB gene encoding translation initiation factor IF-2, with the protein MNGKVRIYELSKELNLDNKDILAIASRLDIAVKSHSSTIAESDADQIRAAARQSRANGGANRPSGGANRPDRPRPAAPVKNSARPERKQQILEIRRHRVTPRSEAEAGPPAPTPPAPAAQDKPSRPSTDSLSKPPSRPGVAPPRSNSVDSPPKPPAAPSRPAPPVAPTEASSETVERPTASPVKPKPELVSPVSRSRPELEDRPADAPTEAARPPRPVIRRDRSSSPDRPVEGAARPTIPIREIDADEDVPRLKPKPKLRRPNADAETARAETAARTETPGATDSISVLGVGGLDESQPRRPSPPRHKREEREDEDDDQKMREKASKAGKTKRRGQGVLGEDEEDLDVLVDELDEDDDQVTDAQNLSVSLARPPKPKSAGGAKPSSPTVKSHKPQHRESGGGRSRRGRREAQPTQERPEFIILSEGLTVHELAEQIMVPETELIKSLFFKGIAANINQTLDIETAKMVAEEFEVMVETSQVESEAKKVTEMIDEADLDSLQRRPPVVTIMGHVDHGKTTLLDSIRKTKVAQGEAGGITQHIGAYHVDVDHAGTSHQIVFLDTPGHEAFTAMRARGTRVTDIAILVVAADDGVRPQTIEAISHAKAAEVPLIVAINKVDKETANPDRVKQELMEHGLVPEEWGGDTIMVPVSALAGDNLDSLLEMIVLVAEVEDLQANPDRPARGTVIEANLDKARGPVATLLIQNGTLRVGDSLVAGPILGKVKAMLDDRLQRVQVAGPSFAVEVLGLNDVPAAGDEFEVYPDEKTARAVADKRMLEQRQSRLQQAMASRRVTLNTISAQVQEGDLKDLNLLLKADVQGSIEAILAALQQLPQNEVQIRVLLAAPGEISETDVDLAAASGAVIIGFNTTLAPGARQSADRQGVDVRDYEVIYNLLDDIQGAMEGLLEPEMVEEPLGQVEVRAVFPVRKGAVAGCYVLSGKVTRNCNLRVVRGGDVVYTGKLDSLKRMKEDAKDVAAGFECGIGIDNFSDWKEGDIIDAYRLVTKRRTLAMA; encoded by the coding sequence ATGAACGGCAAAGTGAGAATTTACGAGTTGTCGAAGGAATTGAATTTGGATAACAAGGACATCTTGGCGATCGCAAGTCGCCTCGATATTGCCGTGAAGAGTCACAGCAGCACCATTGCTGAGTCAGATGCTGACCAAATCCGTGCAGCGGCGCGTCAGTCTCGCGCCAACGGCGGGGCCAATCGCCCCAGCGGCGGAGCCAACCGTCCCGATCGGCCTCGTCCGGCAGCACCGGTGAAAAACAGTGCCCGTCCCGAGCGCAAGCAGCAAATTTTAGAAATTCGCCGTCACCGGGTTACCCCCAGGTCTGAGGCTGAAGCCGGCCCTCCAGCCCCCACCCCCCCAGCCCCGGCGGCCCAGGACAAGCCGTCTCGGCCCAGCACCGATAGCCTCTCCAAGCCGCCGAGCCGACCTGGAGTTGCTCCTCCCCGCAGCAACTCGGTTGACAGTCCACCGAAGCCTCCGGCGGCACCCAGTCGCCCCGCTCCGCCGGTCGCCCCAACCGAGGCCAGCAGCGAAACCGTCGAGCGTCCCACTGCCTCACCGGTCAAACCCAAGCCCGAGCTGGTCAGCCCGGTATCGCGATCGCGCCCCGAACTAGAGGATCGCCCCGCCGATGCGCCAACCGAGGCCGCCCGTCCTCCTCGGCCAGTAATTCGCCGCGATCGCAGCAGCAGTCCCGACCGCCCGGTAGAAGGAGCTGCCCGTCCCACGATTCCCATTCGCGAAATCGACGCCGACGAGGACGTTCCCCGGCTGAAGCCCAAGCCCAAACTGCGGCGCCCCAATGCCGACGCCGAAACGGCCAGGGCCGAAACGGCCGCCCGCACCGAGACTCCCGGCGCTACCGACTCCATCTCTGTGCTGGGGGTCGGCGGACTCGATGAGTCCCAGCCGCGCCGTCCCTCGCCGCCGCGCCACAAGCGCGAAGAGCGCGAGGACGAGGATGACGATCAAAAGATGCGGGAAAAAGCCAGTAAGGCTGGCAAGACCAAGCGCCGTGGCCAGGGCGTGCTGGGTGAAGACGAAGAAGACCTCGACGTGCTCGTTGATGAGCTAGACGAGGACGACGATCAGGTCACCGATGCTCAAAACCTGAGCGTTTCCCTGGCTCGTCCGCCCAAGCCCAAGAGCGCTGGTGGGGCCAAGCCCTCGTCGCCGACGGTGAAGAGTCACAAGCCGCAGCACCGCGAAAGCGGCGGCGGTCGCTCTCGTCGCGGACGCCGCGAAGCCCAACCCACCCAGGAACGGCCAGAATTTATCATTCTTTCCGAAGGTCTGACCGTCCATGAACTGGCCGAGCAAATCATGGTGCCCGAAACTGAGCTAATCAAGTCGCTCTTCTTCAAGGGCATTGCCGCCAACATCAACCAAACCCTGGACATCGAAACGGCCAAAATGGTGGCCGAAGAGTTCGAGGTCATGGTGGAAACTAGTCAGGTGGAGTCTGAGGCCAAGAAGGTCACCGAGATGATCGACGAAGCCGACCTCGACAGCCTGCAGCGGCGTCCCCCGGTGGTCACCATCATGGGTCACGTTGACCACGGTAAAACCACCCTGCTCGACTCCATCCGCAAGACCAAGGTGGCTCAGGGCGAAGCCGGTGGCATCACCCAGCACATCGGGGCTTACCACGTCGATGTGGACCACGCAGGCACATCCCACCAGATCGTCTTCCTGGATACCCCTGGTCACGAGGCCTTTACCGCCATGCGGGCGCGGGGTACGCGGGTTACCGACATCGCCATTCTGGTGGTGGCGGCAGACGACGGCGTGCGACCCCAAACCATTGAGGCGATCAGCCACGCCAAGGCTGCCGAGGTGCCGCTGATTGTCGCCATCAACAAGGTCGACAAGGAGACCGCCAACCCCGATCGCGTCAAGCAGGAGCTAATGGAACACGGGCTGGTGCCCGAGGAATGGGGTGGCGACACCATCATGGTGCCGGTCAGCGCTCTAGCGGGTGACAACCTCGACAGCCTGCTGGAGATGATCGTTCTCGTGGCCGAGGTCGAAGACCTTCAGGCCAACCCCGATCGCCCCGCCCGCGGTACCGTAATCGAGGCCAACCTCGACAAAGCCCGCGGTCCTGTGGCCACCCTGCTGATCCAGAACGGCACCCTGCGGGTGGGCGACTCCCTGGTGGCGGGTCCCATCCTGGGCAAGGTCAAGGCCATGCTCGACGATCGCCTGCAGCGGGTTCAGGTGGCGGGTCCCTCCTTTGCGGTGGAGGTGCTGGGCCTCAACGACGTCCCCGCCGCCGGCGACGAGTTTGAGGTCTACCCCGACGAGAAAACCGCTCGGGCGGTGGCCGACAAGCGCATGCTCGAGCAGCGCCAGTCCCGCCTCCAACAGGCTATGGCCTCCCGCCGCGTCACCCTCAACACCATCTCGGCCCAGGTGCAGGAGGGCGATCTCAAGGATCTCAACCTGTTGCTCAAGGCCGATGTGCAGGGGTCGATCGAAGCCATTCTGGCGGCGCTTCAGCAGCTGCCCCAGAACGAGGTGCAGATTCGAGTGCTGCTGGCCGCCCCAGGCGAAATCAGCGAAACCGACGTCGATCTGGCGGCCGCCAGTGGCGCGGTCATTATCGGGTTCAACACCACGCTGGCCCCAGGTGCCCGTCAGTCCGCCGATCGCCAGGGCGTTGATGTGCGTGACTACGAGGTGATCTACAACCTGCTCGACGACATCCAGGGGGCCATGGAAGGTCTGCTGGAGCCCGAAATGGTCGAAGAACCCCTGGGTCAGGTGGAAGTTCGGGCCGTGTTCCCGGTGCGCAAGGGGGCCGTAGCGGGCTGCTACGTGCTCTCGGGCAAGGTGACCCGCAACTGCAACCTGCGGGTTGTGCGCGGGGGCGACGTGGTCTATACCGGCAAACTCGACTCCCTCAAGCGGATGAAAGAGGACGCCAAGGATGTGGCTGCTGGCTTTGAGTGCGGTATCGGCATCGACAACTTTAGCGACTGGAAGGAGGGCGACATCATCGACGCCTACCGTCTGGTGACGAAGCGCCGCACCCTGGCGATGGCCTAG
- a CDS encoding low-complexity tail membrane protein has product MAPWRYDPYLWVHLAGLATVPLWIDLCLLGLAVGNPALPGLELGLIGALGVLPVLLMQLRRPFYIFSLPGIALRPAALSNDQRRLLSQFRRWRVRLGALLVPVPLVWVLIKLYPLAFLARGITPFGDWGRLGGMAVATVSFLLANLFLQVPVAVLQVLATSDRRMADVTPYPTEAVAAHFSWLGLPVSKLLPNLAPIPEGAVSSDRAPASLHSEAFAQEDAVPGIGDEAIAPVDPAIAELSAPLAAGDPAEALTAEADRSPPEQAHVEQAHVEQAHDREVPPAEATPIAVGPEPTLAKPEAADRIPPDSHHPEPVSGDDSPSSHPEAMHPEAEDWQDSADPEAIVHPETTAAAPLALDIYP; this is encoded by the coding sequence ATGGCACCCTGGCGCTACGATCCATACCTGTGGGTACACCTGGCTGGTTTAGCTACTGTACCCCTGTGGATCGACCTGTGCCTGCTGGGGCTGGCGGTGGGAAACCCCGCCCTGCCAGGGCTAGAGCTGGGTTTGATCGGCGCGCTGGGCGTTTTGCCCGTGCTGCTGATGCAGCTGCGCCGCCCCTTCTACATCTTTAGCCTGCCGGGGATTGCCCTGCGCCCTGCGGCCCTCAGCAATGACCAGCGCCGCCTGCTGAGCCAGTTTCGGCGGTGGCGGGTGCGGCTGGGAGCCCTACTGGTGCCCGTGCCGCTGGTGTGGGTTCTGATCAAGCTCTACCCCCTGGCCTTTTTAGCCCGTGGCATCACGCCCTTCGGTGACTGGGGCAGGCTTGGCGGCATGGCTGTCGCCACTGTCAGCTTCCTTCTAGCCAACCTGTTTTTACAGGTGCCCGTCGCCGTCCTCCAGGTGCTGGCCACCTCCGATCGCCGTATGGCAGACGTGACCCCGTATCCAACCGAAGCCGTAGCGGCTCACTTTAGCTGGTTGGGGCTGCCCGTGAGTAAGCTACTGCCGAACCTGGCGCCAATCCCAGAAGGCGCGGTTTCGAGCGACCGGGCCCCGGCTTCTCTGCATTCAGAAGCTTTCGCTCAGGAGGATGCCGTTCCAGGGATCGGCGACGAAGCGATCGCCCCTGTAGATCCAGCGATCGCAGAGCTATCAGCACCCCTCGCTGCCGGCGATCCCGCAGAGGCTCTGACCGCAGAGGCTGACAGATCGCCCCCAGAGCAAGCGCACGTTGAGCAAGCGCACGTTGAGCAAGCGCACGACCGCGAAGTTCCCCCTGCCGAGGCAACACCGATCGCAGTCGGCCCAGAACCAACTTTGGCAAAGCCAGAGGCCGCAGATAGGATTCCCCCAGATAGCCATCATCCAGAGCCGGTCTCAGGTGACGACTCCCCCTCCAGCCATCCCGAAGCCATGCATCCTGAGGCCGAGGACTGGCAGGACTCCGCCGACCCAGAGGCGATCGTCCACCCTGAGACCACTGCCGCTGCACCCCTAGCGCTAGACATTTACCCATAG
- a CDS encoding NAD-dependent epimerase, producing the protein MTGVAGFIGSFVARRLLDSGQQVYGIDNLNDYYDVGLKRDRLAQLMPEAGFTFEQLDLFDRAGMLALFRNHRFQYVVHLAAQAGVRYSLENPFAYSDSNLSGFLNVLEGCRLMGVDHLVFASSSSVYGANRKVPFAVDDRVDYPVSLYAATKKANELMAHAYSSLYQIPTTGLRFFTVYGPWGRPDMAYFKFVEAILADRPIQVFNQGHMRRDFTYVDDVVEGVVRVMEHIPVAGAQGDDGSQAPYKIYNIGNHQPVELLRFIEIIESALEKPAKTVLCPMQPGDVPSTYADVSDLMAEVGFAPNTPLTTGIEKFVAWYREYYGV; encoded by the coding sequence GTGACCGGAGTCGCAGGGTTTATCGGCTCATTTGTAGCTCGGCGGCTGTTGGACAGCGGCCAGCAGGTCTATGGCATTGACAACCTCAACGACTACTACGACGTGGGGCTGAAGCGCGATCGCCTGGCCCAGCTAATGCCTGAGGCGGGCTTTACTTTTGAGCAACTCGATCTCTTTGATCGCGCGGGGATGCTCGCTCTGTTTCGTAACCATCGCTTTCAGTACGTGGTTCACCTGGCGGCCCAGGCCGGGGTGCGCTACTCCCTCGAAAACCCCTTTGCCTACTCCGACAGCAACCTGTCTGGATTTCTGAATGTTTTAGAAGGGTGTCGCCTGATGGGGGTCGATCACCTGGTGTTTGCGTCCTCAAGCTCAGTCTATGGGGCCAATCGCAAAGTGCCCTTTGCCGTGGACGATCGCGTCGACTACCCGGTGTCGCTGTATGCCGCCACCAAAAAAGCCAATGAGCTGATGGCCCACGCCTACAGCAGCCTGTACCAAATTCCCACCACCGGGCTGCGGTTTTTCACCGTGTACGGTCCCTGGGGACGGCCCGACATGGCCTACTTCAAGTTTGTGGAAGCCATTCTGGCCGATCGCCCCATTCAGGTGTTCAATCAGGGGCACATGAGGCGCGACTTCACCTACGTAGACGACGTCGTAGAAGGGGTCGTACGGGTGATGGAGCATATTCCCGTGGCTGGTGCCCAGGGTGACGATGGCAGCCAGGCTCCCTACAAAATCTACAATATTGGCAACCACCAGCCGGTGGAACTGCTGCGCTTTATTGAAATCATTGAGTCGGCCCTGGAAAAGCCAGCAAAAACCGTTCTCTGCCCAATGCAGCCGGGGGATGTGCCCTCTACCTATGCCGATGTCAGCGACTTGATGGCGGAAGTGGGATTTGCGCCCAACACCCCCCTGACCACAGGAATTGAAAAATTTGTTGCCTGGTACAGAGAGTACTACGGGGTTTAG
- a CDS encoding polyribonucleotide nucleotidyltransferase, whose protein sequence is MQEFEKTISFGGRDIHLRGGLLAPQAGGAVLVRSGETAVLVTATRSAGRQGIDFLPLLVDYEERLYAAGRIPGGFLRREGRPPERATLISRLIDRPMRPLFPQWLRDDIQIVATTLAMDEQVPPDVLAATGASIAVLLAKIPFYGPMAAVRVGLVGDDFVINPTYKEVETGDLDLVVAGSPDGVIMVEAGANQLPEADVIEAIDFGYEVVQDLINAQLDLIKELGIEIVTEQEPETDPTLATFIEEKTAAAIKEVLKQFSLTKPERDEKLDAIKEELAAAIEALEDDSPIKLAVTENSKALGNTYKSVTKKLMRQQILDEKVRVDGRKLDEVRPISCQVGLLPKRVHGTGLFRRGLTQVMSVTTLGTPGDAQMMDDLHPDEEKRYLHHYNFPPYSVGETRPMRSPGRREIGHGALAERALVPVLPPKEEFPYVIRVVSEVLSSNGSTSMGSVCGSTLSLMDAGVPITKPVSGAAMGLIKEGDEVRILTDIQGIEDFLGDMDFKVAGTDSGITALQMDMKITGLPLTVIADAINQAKPARLHILEKMLATIDTPRTELSPYAPRLISFKIDPEMIGMVIGPGGKKIKGITEQTGAKVDIADDGTVTVSSIEGEKALQAKALIEAIVFKPSAGDVFVGKVTRVIPIGAFVEFMPGQEGMIHISQLADYRVAKVEDEVNVDDEVIVKVREIDGRGRINLTRLNIHPDEAAAAREAAALR, encoded by the coding sequence ATGCAAGAATTTGAAAAAACAATATCCTTTGGTGGTCGCGATATTCACCTGAGGGGTGGACTGCTGGCTCCCCAAGCGGGGGGCGCAGTGCTGGTACGGTCGGGGGAAACTGCCGTTTTGGTAACGGCAACCCGCTCAGCCGGACGTCAGGGCATTGACTTTTTGCCGCTACTGGTCGATTACGAAGAGCGCCTCTACGCTGCCGGACGGATTCCCGGTGGTTTTTTGCGCCGGGAGGGTCGTCCCCCAGAGCGCGCCACCCTGATTTCTCGCCTGATTGACCGCCCCATGCGGCCTTTGTTCCCTCAGTGGCTGCGCGATGACATTCAAATTGTCGCCACTACCCTGGCAATGGATGAACAGGTGCCCCCCGATGTCCTGGCGGCGACCGGCGCGTCGATCGCGGTGCTGCTGGCCAAAATTCCCTTCTACGGCCCAATGGCGGCGGTGCGCGTGGGCTTGGTGGGCGACGACTTTGTCATCAACCCGACGTATAAAGAAGTGGAGACCGGCGATTTAGACCTGGTGGTAGCTGGCTCTCCCGACGGGGTGATTATGGTTGAGGCCGGCGCCAATCAGCTGCCCGAAGCCGATGTGATTGAAGCGATCGACTTTGGCTACGAAGTGGTGCAGGACCTGATCAACGCCCAATTGGATCTGATCAAAGAGCTGGGCATTGAGATCGTCACCGAGCAGGAGCCCGAAACCGATCCAACCCTCGCCACCTTTATTGAAGAAAAAACTGCCGCGGCGATCAAAGAGGTGCTGAAGCAGTTTAGCCTCACCAAGCCCGAGCGCGACGAAAAGCTAGACGCGATTAAAGAGGAGCTAGCCGCCGCGATCGAGGCCCTCGAAGACGACAGCCCGATCAAACTCGCGGTGACTGAGAACAGCAAAGCCCTGGGCAACACCTACAAATCCGTGACCAAGAAGCTGATGCGGCAGCAAATCCTGGACGAGAAGGTGCGGGTTGACGGCCGCAAGCTCGACGAGGTGCGTCCGATTTCCTGCCAGGTGGGGCTGTTGCCCAAGCGGGTCCATGGTACTGGCCTATTTCGTCGCGGGCTAACCCAGGTGATGTCGGTCACCACCCTGGGCACCCCCGGCGATGCCCAAATGATGGACGACCTCCACCCCGACGAAGAAAAGCGCTATCTGCACCACTACAACTTCCCCCCCTACTCGGTGGGCGAGACGCGGCCCATGCGATCGCCCGGTCGGCGTGAAATTGGCCACGGGGCCCTGGCTGAGCGGGCTCTGGTGCCGGTGTTGCCGCCCAAAGAGGAGTTTCCCTACGTCATTCGCGTCGTTTCTGAAGTACTGTCGTCCAACGGATCGACCTCAATGGGCTCCGTGTGCGGCTCGACCCTGTCGCTGATGGATGCCGGGGTACCCATCACCAAACCGGTCAGCGGTGCCGCCATGGGCCTGATCAAAGAAGGCGACGAGGTGCGGATTCTGACCGATATCCAGGGCATCGAAGACTTCTTGGGCGATATGGACTTCAAAGTCGCCGGTACCGACAGCGGCATCACCGCCCTGCAAATGGATATGAAAATCACCGGCCTACCTTTGACGGTGATTGCCGATGCAATTAACCAGGCCAAACCGGCCCGACTGCATATCCTGGAAAAAATGCTGGCCACCATTGATACCCCCAGGACTGAGCTTTCGCCCTACGCGCCTCGACTGATCAGCTTCAAGATCGATCCCGAAATGATCGGTATGGTCATTGGCCCTGGTGGCAAGAAGATCAAAGGCATTACCGAGCAGACCGGTGCCAAGGTCGACATTGCCGACGATGGCACCGTAACGGTGTCCTCCATCGAAGGGGAAAAGGCTCTCCAGGCCAAAGCCCTGATCGAAGCCATTGTCTTCAAGCCCTCCGCCGGGGATGTGTTTGTGGGCAAAGTCACGCGGGTGATTCCCATTGGTGCCTTTGTGGAGTTTATGCCGGGCCAGGAAGGCATGATCCACATTTCCCAGCTAGCCGACTACCGGGTGGCCAAGGTTGAAGACGAAGTGAACGTGGATGACGAGGTGATTGTGAAGGTGCGGGAGATCGACGGTCGCGGCCGCATCAATCTCACCCGCCTCAACATCCACCCCGATGAGGCCGCAGCGGCGCGGGAGGCGGCAGCGCTGCGATAG
- the tpiA gene encoding triose-phosphate isomerase, protein MRKIVIAGNWKMYKTQGETLDFLRHFLGQLTETPDGREIVLCAPFTALGALSKSLHGARIKVGAQNIHWMPEGAFTGEISGDMLRELGVRYVIVGHSERRQYFADTDETVNLRLQAAQKCGLTPILCVGETKSQRDAGETEAVIATQIEKGLVDVDQNNLIIAYEPIWAIGTGDTCEATDANQVIGGIRKLLKNPDVTIQYGGSVKPSNVDELMAQPEIDGALVGGASLEADSFARIVNFQ, encoded by the coding sequence GTGCGAAAAATTGTTATTGCTGGCAACTGGAAAATGTACAAGACCCAGGGCGAGACCCTGGATTTTTTGCGTCATTTCCTGGGACAACTGACCGAAACCCCCGACGGGCGGGAGATCGTGCTGTGTGCGCCGTTTACAGCCCTGGGGGCCCTGTCGAAGAGTCTGCACGGAGCCAGGATTAAAGTCGGGGCTCAAAATATTCACTGGATGCCTGAGGGCGCATTTACCGGCGAGATCTCGGGAGATATGCTGCGGGAACTGGGCGTGCGCTACGTGATTGTGGGCCACAGCGAGCGGCGCCAGTACTTTGCCGACACCGACGAGACCGTTAATCTGCGTCTGCAAGCCGCACAGAAATGCGGGCTGACCCCCATCCTGTGCGTGGGCGAAACTAAGAGCCAGCGCGATGCCGGTGAAACCGAAGCGGTCATTGCCACCCAAATTGAGAAAGGCCTGGTCGATGTGGACCAGAACAACCTGATCATTGCCTACGAGCCCATCTGGGCAATCGGCACCGGCGACACCTGCGAAGCCACCGATGCCAACCAGGTGATTGGCGGCATTCGCAAGCTGCTCAAAAACCCTGACGTGACCATCCAGTACGGCGGCTCGGTCAAACCCAGCAACGTCGATGAACTGATGGCCCAGCCCGAAATCGACGGGGCCCTGGTGGGGGGAGCCAGCCTGGAAGCCGACAGTTTTGCTCGCATTGTCAACTTTCAGTAA